In the Molothrus ater isolate BHLD 08-10-18 breed brown headed cowbird chromosome 26, BPBGC_Mater_1.1, whole genome shotgun sequence genome, one interval contains:
- the ARRDC2 gene encoding arrestin domain-containing protein 2 isoform X1: MIFGRLKRFSIVLEGAERDGPAAFSPGQAVSGRVVLELAAAARLGALRLRAMGAARVHWTESRSAGSSTAYTQSYSDQVEFLSHRDTLMAPPDNGEATVLQAGKHEFPFTFQLPETLATSFEGKHGSVRYWVKAKLHRPWSTVKKAKKEFTVIEPIDINTPALLAPQAGAKEKLARAWYCNRGQVSVTAKIDRKGYTPGEVIPIFAEIDNCTSRAVVPKAAIIQTQTFIARGTKKQKKSVVTSITGDPIPAGKREVWHGRALKIPPVGPSILQCRIIQVEYSLKVCVDIPGTSKLLLELPLVIGTIPLHPFGSRTSSVSSQYSVNLDWLSAIPEQLEAPPEYSAVVSSPEAEQSLAPPCRSELGDILEGPFFAYIQEFRFRPPPLYSEVDPNPASDGIRPRCMTC, translated from the exons ATGATTTTCGGTCGCCTCAAACGCTTCTCTATCGTGCTGGAGGGCGCGGAGCGGGATGGCCCGGCCGCCTTCAGCCCCGGGCAGGCCGTGTCGGGCCGCGTGGTGCTGGAGCTGGCGGCGGCCGCGCGGCTCGGGGCGCTGCGCCTGAGGGCCATGGGCGCTGCCCGCGTCCACTGGACCGAGTCCCGCAGCGCTGGCTCCAGCACCGCCTACACGCAGAGCTACAGCGACCAGGTGGAGTTTCTGAGCCACCGAGACACGCTGATGGCACCGCCAG ACAATGGTGAGGCCActgtcctgcaggcaggaaagcaCGAGTTCCCCTTCACCTTCCAGCTCCCTGA GACCCTGGCCACCTCCTTTGAGGGGAAGCATGGCAGTGTGCGCTACTGGGTGAAGGCCAAGCTGCACAGACCCTGGTCAACagtgaagaaagcaaagaaggAGTTCACTGTGATTGAACCCATCGACATAAACacccctgcactgctg gctccccaggcaggtgctAAGGAGAAACTTGCTCGTGCCTGGTACTGCAACCGTGGCCAAGTGTCTGTGACTGCCAAGATTGACCGAAAAGGCTACACCCCAG GTGAGGTCATCCCCATCTTTGCTGAGATCGACAACTGCACCAGCCGGGCCGTGGTGCCCAAGGCCGCCATCATCCAGACCCAGACCTTCATCGCCCGGGGCACCAAGAAGCAGAAGAAGTCAGTGGTGACCAGCATCACTGGGGACCCCATTCCAGCCGGGAAGAGGGAGGTGTGGCACGGCCGGGCGCTGAAGATCCCGCCTGTGGGGCCGTCCATCCTCCAGTGCCGCATCATCCAGGTGGAATACTCCCTGAAG GTTTGTGTGGATATTCCTGGGACGTCCAAGCTGCTCCTTGAACTGCCTCTGGTCATTGGGACCATCCCACTGCATCCCTTCGGGAGCCGCACCTCCAGTGTCAGCAGCCAGTACAGCGTCAACCTGGACTGGCTCAGcgccatcccagagcagctggagg cCCCCCCTGAGTACTCAGCAGTGGTGTCCAGCCCAGAGGccgagcagagcctggctcctcCGTGCCGCAGCGAGCTCGGGGACATCCTGGAGGGTCCCTTCTTCGCCTACATCCAGGAATTCCGCTTCCGACCGCCCCCGCTCTACTCGGAG GTGGATCCCAACCCCGCGTCAGACGGCATCCGCCCGCGCTGCATGACCTGCTGA
- the ARRDC2 gene encoding arrestin domain-containing protein 2 isoform X2: MQLPGRVRRLEVQLEHGQAHGGGELLQGRVQLELRGAMRVRALEVCARGLATVHWLESHSIGLNIVYRDYTACQTFLYRRRQLIHDNGEATVLQAGKHEFPFTFQLPETLATSFEGKHGSVRYWVKAKLHRPWSTVKKAKKEFTVIEPIDINTPALLAPQAGAKEKLARAWYCNRGQVSVTAKIDRKGYTPGEVIPIFAEIDNCTSRAVVPKAAIIQTQTFIARGTKKQKKSVVTSITGDPIPAGKREVWHGRALKIPPVGPSILQCRIIQVEYSLKVCVDIPGTSKLLLELPLVIGTIPLHPFGSRTSSVSSQYSVNLDWLSAIPEQLEAPPEYSAVVSSPEAEQSLAPPCRSELGDILEGPFFAYIQEFRFRPPPLYSEVDPNPASDGIRPRCMTC, from the exons atgcagctgcCGGGGCGGGTGCGGAGGCTGgaggtgcagctggagcacGGGCAGGCCCACGGtggtggggagctgctgcaggggcgggtgcagctggagctgcgCGGGGCAATGCGGGTGCGGGCGCTGGAGGTGTGTGCCCGCGGCCTGGCCACCGTGCACTGGCTGGAGAGCCACAGCATCGGCCTCAACATCGTCTACCGCGACTACACGGCCTGCCAGACCTTCCTGTACCGCCGCCGGCAGCTCATCCACG ACAATGGTGAGGCCActgtcctgcaggcaggaaagcaCGAGTTCCCCTTCACCTTCCAGCTCCCTGA GACCCTGGCCACCTCCTTTGAGGGGAAGCATGGCAGTGTGCGCTACTGGGTGAAGGCCAAGCTGCACAGACCCTGGTCAACagtgaagaaagcaaagaaggAGTTCACTGTGATTGAACCCATCGACATAAACacccctgcactgctg gctccccaggcaggtgctAAGGAGAAACTTGCTCGTGCCTGGTACTGCAACCGTGGCCAAGTGTCTGTGACTGCCAAGATTGACCGAAAAGGCTACACCCCAG GTGAGGTCATCCCCATCTTTGCTGAGATCGACAACTGCACCAGCCGGGCCGTGGTGCCCAAGGCCGCCATCATCCAGACCCAGACCTTCATCGCCCGGGGCACCAAGAAGCAGAAGAAGTCAGTGGTGACCAGCATCACTGGGGACCCCATTCCAGCCGGGAAGAGGGAGGTGTGGCACGGCCGGGCGCTGAAGATCCCGCCTGTGGGGCCGTCCATCCTCCAGTGCCGCATCATCCAGGTGGAATACTCCCTGAAG GTTTGTGTGGATATTCCTGGGACGTCCAAGCTGCTCCTTGAACTGCCTCTGGTCATTGGGACCATCCCACTGCATCCCTTCGGGAGCCGCACCTCCAGTGTCAGCAGCCAGTACAGCGTCAACCTGGACTGGCTCAGcgccatcccagagcagctggagg cCCCCCCTGAGTACTCAGCAGTGGTGTCCAGCCCAGAGGccgagcagagcctggctcctcCGTGCCGCAGCGAGCTCGGGGACATCCTGGAGGGTCCCTTCTTCGCCTACATCCAGGAATTCCGCTTCCGACCGCCCCCGCTCTACTCGGAG GTGGATCCCAACCCCGCGTCAGACGGCATCCGCCCGCGCTGCATGACCTGCTGA